A genomic window from Dechloromonas sp. A34 includes:
- a CDS encoding Nif3-like dinuclear metal center hexameric protein yields the protein MKREELVSYLDGLLESGRFRDYCPNGLQVEGRSEVRRIVAGVTASQDLLDAAVTRGADAILVHHGYFWKGEDGRVTGIRRQRLRTLIANDINLIAYHLPLDAHSELGNNAQLASRLGCQSEGRFGEQDIAWFGTLTKSLDLGVLGSKVACALGREPLVIGRPSQPIRRIAWCSGGAQGYFEQAIALGVDAYLSGEISEQTVHLARESGVAYIAAGHHATERGGVEALAAHLAARFGLECEFVDVDNPV from the coding sequence ATGAAACGCGAAGAGTTGGTGAGCTATCTGGACGGATTGCTTGAATCCGGAAGGTTCAGGGATTATTGCCCAAACGGCCTGCAAGTGGAAGGACGTAGCGAAGTGCGGCGCATCGTGGCCGGGGTCACGGCCAGTCAGGACTTGCTCGACGCCGCGGTAACCCGCGGTGCCGATGCCATTCTGGTTCACCACGGTTACTTCTGGAAAGGGGAGGATGGGAGGGTGACCGGGATTCGTCGGCAGCGTCTGCGGACGCTGATCGCCAACGATATCAATCTGATCGCCTATCACTTGCCTTTGGACGCCCACTCCGAACTGGGCAACAATGCGCAACTCGCCAGTCGCCTCGGATGCCAGTCGGAAGGTCGGTTTGGGGAACAGGATATCGCCTGGTTCGGAACGCTGACCAAGTCACTGGACCTGGGCGTTCTGGGCAGCAAGGTGGCGTGTGCCCTTGGTCGGGAGCCGCTGGTGATTGGCCGGCCCAGCCAGCCGATTCGCCGTATTGCCTGGTGCTCGGGTGGGGCGCAGGGCTATTTCGAGCAGGCCATAGCGCTCGGGGTCGATGCCTACCTGTCAGGAGAAATATCCGAGCAGACGGTACATTTGGCTCGCGAAAGCGGCGTGGCCTATATCGCTGCCGGCCATCATGCGACGGAACGTGGCGGGGTAGAGGCGCTGGCCGCGCATCTGGCCGCCCGTTTCGGGCTGGAATGCGAGTTTGTCGATGTCGACAACCCGGTCTAA